A region of Coccinella septempunctata chromosome 5, icCocSept1.1, whole genome shotgun sequence DNA encodes the following proteins:
- the LOC123313202 gene encoding uncharacterized protein LOC123313202, with the protein MKKYAIIVDENNEKRVVPSKWMMNNNSTLLWPPYKNTEKIRRAILQLEDPSEDWEDYQVDFIKSKDDYVEAVAEIKANLDELSGGSDAEKMKKSRARRKKISYQGLGDYSGAVADAEMKADSDVPSSESDVERIKIPKSRGKTSFFENRNKSISIDSRDSETDEYDETLKNTDENTSKSLPSSLSLCMSPQVQNGPTVADTQIDEQLNSERDILFSMHGMLKKIMTSIHALSMKQDRLEGRLRQLESRGLINNTVASVTSSFMVNDAIVKRFPIVMFLCYGINSFRCNSSYIGQTKQLLSNRIKQHIYSCNTHSSKDDDNKTALVEHHINTGHIFNFKDVTIEDSETNYRKRTISEMIHIKANDTTNKRTDTQNLSRIYNILINKYKNKR; encoded by the exons ATGAAGAAATACGCAATCATTGTAGacgagaataatgaaaaaagagTGGTTCCAAGTAAATGGATGATGAATAATAATTCAACTCTATTGTGGCCACCTTACAAAAATACGGAGAAAATTCGAAGAGCTATTTTACAACTGGAAGATCCCTCAGAGGATTGGGAAGACTATCAAGTTGATTTTATAAAAAGCAAAG ATGATTATGTTGAAGCTGTGGCTGAAATCAAAGCTAATTTAGATGAACTAAGTGGAGGTAGCGAtgctgaaaaaatgaaaaaatccagggcaagaagaaagaaaatttcTTATCAAGGTCTTG GAGATTACAGTGGAGCTGTTGCAGACGCTGAAATGAAGGCTGATTCAGATGTACCAAGTAGTGAGAGTGATGTTGAGAGAATCAAAATTCCCAAGTCAAGGGGAAAAACAAGTTTTTTCGAGAacagaaataaaagtatttcgaTAGATTCAAGAGACAGTGAAACTGATGAATACGATGAAACATTAAAAAATACAGATGAAAACACCTCTAAATCATTGCCTTCATCTCTTTCATTGTGTATGTCACCTCAAGTTCAAAATGGGCCCACAGTTGCAGATACTCAGATAGATGAGCAACTAAATTCAGAAAGGGATATACTCTTCTCCATGCATG gtatgttgaaaaaaataatgaccAGTATTCATGCATTGAGCATGAAGCAGGACAGACTAGAAGGAAGACTGAGGCAGTTAGAAAGTCGCGGCCTCATAAATAATACAGTAGCTAGTGTTACTTCAAGTTTTATGGTGAACGACGCTATAGTCAAACGTTTTCCGATAGTTATGTTTCTTTGTTATGGTATTAATTCTTTCC GTTGCAATAGTTCATATATAGGTCAAACCAAACAGCTTCTCTCTAATAGAATTAAACAGCATATATACAGTTGCAACACACATTCGTCGAAAGATGACGACAATAAGACGGCTTTAGTCGAACATCACATCAATACCGGTcatatattcaatttcaaagaTGTCACTATCGAAGATTCTGAAACTAATTACAGAAAACGTACTATcagtgaaatgatacatataaaaGCCAATGATACTACTAATAAAAGAACTGATACCCAAAATTTGAGTAGAATTTACAACATCCTTATAAACAAATATAAGAACAAAAGGTAA